DNA sequence from the Fusarium verticillioides 7600 chromosome 2, whole genome shotgun sequence genome:
CTGACTTTCCTTCAGCATCAAACAATTGTGAGAGTATTATGAGGTGGCCGATATTTCAAGGCCTCGTGCCTGATACCCACTCTTTCGTCCTGGAGCTAaacgaagatgttgaagcgaGGTCCAGCGATACCCGGGGCGGCTCaggtggaagaggagtccaggaggaggatttggtTCCTCTTTCAAAACGGTTCCTTGCTTACGTGCATGTGAAGAATCCGATTTTGGATGTTAAGGATTATAAGAAGAAGGTCAGAGAAGCAGCCGAAAATGGACCAAGATGGGATGGCGGGTCTTGCCTTGTAGTAAGTATTCACTCAAGTCACTTCGATGGATCATATTGATTTTTTCAAGTTAATATCTTGCGCCATAGCATGTTTGTCGGTGCCATTTCATACGGAGGCAGATGCTGATGGCTCTCCTGCCTCTACTCGCTCATCGACAACCCCGGTCGTGGACCCGGATACCGCTGCATCATACTACCTGGCAGCAAAGAAAAGGCTCGGACTACTCCAGCCATCACTCCTATATATACAGTGCTTGTTCCTCTGTGGTATATATGAGATGTACTGCCTTCACCCACTGCAAGCATGGTTTCACTTTAATCGAGCATGCATCGATTTGCGAAACATTCTGTGGACTCGCAGTCAGAAGAAGTCGAGCCAGGCAACCACGCAGGAAAATCGCCGACTTGAACAAAGACTGTATTGGTCTTGCGTCAAAACAGAATAGTAAGTCGAGCCAACCTTCGTCTTTCAATGACCTAGATTAACAAGTTCGCTGTAGTGAATTGCGGTATGAGATACCGTTACCGCCAAGTGGTATCGCGCAGTGCGACTATCCAGACATGTTCCCTTCTCCACCAACAGAACTGACTTCCCCATCGGCCTATGATCGAGGTGACACATTGGACGATGACATTGtgccagaagaagagaagagctggTTCTACTACTTGGCAGAAATCTCTTATagaaggatgatgaaccGAGCCATGTCTGTAATGGCTCGGAGCGGAGAGCAAGGTTGGACTGATAACATTTGTGAATCTATGGAGCATTGCAAGGAGTTTAACGAGCAAATAGATCTTTGGTGAGTCCTTCTTTTAATCGTAGGATTAGCGCTAATATGTGCCAGGTATTCGCATATTCCTCCTCAAATCGACCCCAAAAACGCAGTTCATGCCAACAACGAGCTGGCACAGTTCTTGAAAAACCGTGAACTATCTTGTCGAGAATGGATACACcgcccttttcttttctacACACTTCACCAATCGCCAGACGATGCACACTACAGTCGAGCTATCCCATTGGCGCAGAGATGTCTAGAGTTGTGCGTAGAGCACCTCTTCCGAACGTATGGGCATAACCGGCATCATGGAACGTGGTATATTGCACGTTCCTGTGTGACCAAAGCTTTGATCTTGTTGGCTGCGGCTAAGAGTGGTCGCATATCACTTCCTACAGGCTGGAAAGAGGCGTTGGAAATTGCGCGGTGGACAGCAAATCGGTGGTCAGGTGAAGCTCCGGACCTTGAGTGGGCCCAAAGAATATTGGAGGGGATattggaagaggttgaaaatCATGTTTAAAAAGTGTATAGAATTCGATGGTTCAGCGGAGACTGCCTAGAGGCAGCCGTGTCTCTGATTGGTGATGTAACCGCTCATCTTTCAGCCGCAGCTAGGCTTGGGCTTATTTTCTCACCTCCACAGCATTATTTCCTTTATTTTTTCAGCCTGAACAAACAGGCACTGTATCATATGTATGGTAACTCGAAGATAAAAATGACTGAACTGGAATCCGaggatcatcaagaccagcctACAAATACCGAGCACTCGAGCCTGAACTCCACATCAGGCTAATTCAGCTACCACCTGGCAATCCTGACGAAGAAATTCGACTACGAATCTCACATGAACTTCTGAGGAAACCGGAGCGACCTAGGCCACAGCGCCTATCCTGGAAACATCTAAAAAAGAACGCTCCCAACAGGATGGGAAGTCGTTGAAACCGTCGAAGGCAGATTTGTCTTCATGGGCGAGTCCGAAGATGCATCAAGAGCACTCGAACACACTCTGGACGCATATCACGCCCGGCTTTGTTCAGACTCTCACGAAAAGATATATGGATTACTGGCTATTCTTCCACCGAGGTTTGCGAGTGAGATCAAGCCGGATTATGAACAGCCTGTCGACGAGCTATACAAGTCCTGCTTTCTGGCTAGTACCAAGGCTCTTAACCGCTGGGAGCTGCGTGGTCGTCCTCGAAATCCCGATGAGGAAACCTGCCCTTCTTGGATTCCCGATCTTTCTGAAGCAGATCCATACGGCCAGAGAGTATCACACCACTATGCCTCTGGATGTTCTGCTATACACTATGAGTACCAAGCGCCCAATCTGCTAAAGGTAGTTGGCATACGATTCGACGCTGTGAAGTCTGTTTCTGAAAATACCTTTGATCATTGGGACGATGGTGAAACAGCAATTTGTTCTATCAGATCTTGGGAGCCTGAATGTTCTCTCACAGACCCGTATCCTGGTGGGGGCACCTATTTGGATGCTTTGCGGCCACCTTTatccaagatggaagaatTGAACGTCGTCCTGCCGAGGGATTTAcccttgagaatgtcaaAGAAAGGTTCAAAACTAAATTTCtctcgacagcctcgacacCGGTATCGAAGCTGACTCGTGGAGACATGATGGAATATGTCATTTGGACACGTTCTAAAGGTAGAGCAATGGTCACAACTGAGAGGGGTAGTATTGGCTTAGCCTGTACTTTCGCGAAGCCAGGTATTTGAGAAACCATGATATCCTGGATATATGCTGATAGAATCAGGGGATGTGATTTGCGTCGTTCTAGGATGTGACTTTCCAGTACTCCTCCGTCCATTTGAGGATAACACCTGGAAGTTTTTGAGTGACTGCTATGTATGGGATCTAGAAGCTACACAAGGCTTGCTAGGTCCTCTTCCGTCCCAGTGGTAAGCCCAGCTATTCTATGATCCCGTTACCGAACAACGGTCTTACACCCGGTATCATAACACCGAAACAGGAGAGCTGACAGCAGAAGACCCTAGGCTGGAGCCTCTTGCAGGATGGCAGCGTGTTTCAGTGGAGGAGGTAGGGCGAGATCTTACAGGCGATGACCCAGAGGTGTATGACTTCTTCCGGaacatggatgatggcaGAGTCGTGGATTCTGATCCAAGATTAGAaccagaagctctcaagagcTGAGGAGTGAACCTGGAAACTTTTGTATTAAGCTAGGACTTCAACAGTCCTCTATGATGGCTAACAAAGAATTATTCATTGGAGGGGTATAAAACTTTCTCTAGCGGCacaaactcctccttgatCGTCCTTGTGCTTACGAACCTCTGCAAATGGGCCATAGTTCCAGTCTTATCATTAGTACCCGAGTCACGAGAACCACCAAACGGCTGCTGAGCCACCACTGCACCAGTGCACTTTGTGTTCAGATACAGCATGCCAGCAGCGTGCTTCAGGGCGTTCTGAGCATGGCGTAACACGTAGGGGTCTTTCGCAAAGATACTGCCTGTCAAGGCGTATCTCGACGTTGTGTCAAGGAGCTTTAGGGTCTCCTCCCACTCATTATCTGGAAAGACGTAAATGCCAAGGATAGGACCGAAAAGCTCTTGTGTCATAATTTCATGACGAGGGTTGGTAGTCTGATAGACTGTTGGGTAGACGTAGTAtcccttgtccttggaagCCTTGCCACCAACGACAAGTTCCAGATCCTTGTcgttcttggcatcttcgATAATCTTGTTAAGCTTATCaaaagaagcttcatgaaTAACCGGATTGATAAAGTTCTCGTAGTTCTCGACGTCTCCAACCTTCAGAGCAGACACTTGCTCTTGAAGGTGTTTCTTGAACTCAGGCCATACTGACTCAGCGACGTAGACTCGAGAGTTGGCTGAGCACTTCTGTCCCTGGTATTCGAAGGCTGCGCGAACTGTGTTGAGAGCAGCACTCTTGACATCTGCGGTTGGGTGAACAATTCCCCAGTTCTTGCCGCCAGTCTCTCCGACAACGCGGGGATACGAGTTGTAGATCTCATCTCCGATACCGTTgccgatcttcttctgtaaTCCCTTGAAGACCTTGGTAGAGCCGATGAAGGTTAGAGCGCCGAACTCAGGTCTCTTCAGGACTGCATCAGTGACCTCATTGGGTTCACCTGGTAAGAATTGAATGACGTCTTTGGGTAGaccagcttcaagaaggatctGGTGCAGAAGCCAACTAGCATGGATGGCTGAGTCAGAAGGCTTCCAAACAACAACATTCCCGAGTAAAGCTGCTGGCCCGACAAGCGTGGCACCAAGAGCA
Encoded proteins:
- a CDS encoding 1-pyrroline-5-carboxylate dehydrogenase encodes the protein MFRSLGFQHRPVARLGAFHQHKPKALLSSRQLSLWNPPKFDNEKMFDYAKGSPERAQLTESIKKLKSSFPVKIPIQISGAEITSKQILKQQNPSNHKEVVAEYATATPEHVNAAIDAALKAKPAWEALPFEDRAAIFLRAAELVTGKYRSDIVAATMLGMGKNIWQAEIDAPAETADFFRHYIDEAWKLYAQQPKVQTPGVWNKMEYRPLEGFVYAVSPFNFTALGATLVGPAALLGNVVVWKPSDSAIHASWLLHQILLEAGLPKDVIQFLPGEPNEVTDAVLKRPEFGALTFIGSTKVFKGLQKKIGNGIGDEIYNSYPRVVGETGGKNWGIVHPTADVKSAALNTVRAAFEYQGQKCSANSRVYVAESVWPEFKKHLQEQVSALKVGDVENYENFINPVIHEASFDKLNKIIEDAKNDKDLELVVGGKASKDKGYYVYPTVYQTTNPRHEIMTQELFGPILGIYVFPDNEWEETLKLLDTTSRYALTGSIFAKDPYVLRHAQNALKHAAGMLYLNTKCTGAVVAQQPFGGSRDSGTNDKTGTMAHLQRFVSTRTIKEEFVPLEKVLYPSNE